Below is a window of Desulfobulbaceae bacterium DNA.
CTGCTTGGTTTTGGTAGTATTTCATTGTCAATAATACAAGATGCCAAAGCCTCTCCGAGACAATCTACCGCTTCTTCCAATGCTTCTTCATATGTTTCTCCATCAGTAAGAGCGTGTGGAACATCACGAAATGATACAGTGAAAAACCCACCTTCTTTTGTAATCGTTGCCGGATATATAAATCTCATAACCGCATCTCCTTAGATGTCTTTCTTGTTTATGCCTAATTGAGCTAGCATCTTGTTTAAAAGTCCTGGGCCTATCTCTTTCTTAAGGTCTTTTATTGTGGTCTTGTTTTGACCAACTCTCAAGGTGCTATGACTCCCTTTGCCATGGGCCTTGACGATCTCAATGTTTACGTCTTGATCTTTCGACCATTTTTTTATTTTCTTGAGAAGTTCGTTTCCGTTCATAAAATATATTTTCGTACATTAGTGTACGAATGTCAATGTATTTTTTTCGATTTCAAAAAAGGGGACATATTTATTTATTGACGTTCACCCACCTGTCATGGTGAAGATCTTTAATATTTGTGGCATAAAAATCAGCGCCCCCATTTAGGCCAACAAATTCACCCAGAACAAGGACAAGGTAACAAGTAACAAGTCTATCCCCGTTTTCTCTCAAGCCCAGAAATTTTATCGTGGTACGTCCCCCATTTCTCGTCCCCCATCTCTCTTCGTCCCCCATTTCTCTTCTTTAAAAAAAGTGGGACTAAACTTTGCCCATAAAATACCTTTGGTGATCCATATAAAGTCAATATCAAATTCTTGACCTTGTGCATCAATAAGGTGATTATAATAGTTATTCAGTATACGCATAATCATTTAAATAGGCTAAAATGAAGTATTGGTGATGACTATTGGAGACAAATTGAAACAACTGCTGCAAGAACGTGGTTGGTCACAAGCCCAACCTGGCAAACAAGCTTACTGTTCACCAATAACAAATTTCAGGATATGAACGAAACCTTCACATTCCCAAAACAGATGTGATTATCCGGATAGTAAAAATATTCAATATATCACTCGATTACCTTGTTCTTGATGAGCGTGATGACTTGCCAGCCATAAAAATTGGGGATAGGGATTTGTTGCGGTGCCTTGAAGAGATCGACCGATTATCAGAGCATGACGAAGCAACAATCAAGAAATTTTGGATGCCTTTATTTTAAAAAACCAATTTCAACGCCTTGCCACAACGACAGGCGTTCATAATGCGGCATAAAAGAGGTGAAGCCTATGAACGAAGCAGCATTAAAGAAACACGAAATTTACAACAAACTTGGTGGCCTTTCCGGACCGGAATTGGGTTCTGTGGCCGATTTTATCGATTTCATGAAGCACAAGAAAAAACAGCCGACCAAAAAGAAAATTATCAAGCTGCAAGGACTCCTGAAAGACTACGATATTGACTTCGGGGAGCTAAAGAAATTCAAACAGGAGAGCTGGAACCACCTGGAAGGAGAAATCGGGAATGAATAGTTTTGTCACAGACACACAGGCACTGGTAAAGTTCATGATGGGCAGAAAGGTGATCAATAATTCCTGCCATCAGGCTTTTCTGGATGCCGACCAAGGGAAAAATGTGATCATCATCCCGGCCATCGTGT
It encodes the following:
- a CDS encoding type II toxin-antitoxin system HicB family antitoxin; amino-acid sequence: MRFIYPATITKEGGFFTVSFRDVPHALTDGETYEEALEEAVDCLGEALASCIIDNEILPKPS